A window from Branchiostoma lanceolatum isolate klBraLanc5 chromosome 9, klBraLanc5.hap2, whole genome shotgun sequence encodes these proteins:
- the LOC136441686 gene encoding centrosome-associated protein 350-like, which produces MKFDESLTESEMEEMSFKMLLPSESHRRRSIGGKKQKTPDASPRDQSDAASYSSDELHSTVGSGKFTFEGVSSPFSAEDSFSHFMSDMVQQYMQEEEVRARHQASLLRLREKALKEKTKAELDWLEHQKKRLRDKGADDSMPPIRKRQRGLMLRLQTEQAEIKRLREANKAASRERQLLFMQQQEIMKMRQSTAAIRDKIRHRKKDTGKNVGATFLR; this is translated from the exons ATGAAGTTCGATGAATCCCTGACGGAGTCTGAGATGGAGGAGATGTCCTTTAAGATGCTGCTCCCGTCCGAGAGCCACCGCAGACGCAGCATCGGTGGGAAGAAGCAGAAGACACCGGACGCCAGTCCCCGCGACCAATCAGACGCGGCGTCCTACTCGTCAGACGAACTTCACTCAACCGTCGGGTCTGGAAAG TTCACGTTTGAAGGTGTGAGCTCGCCCTTCTCAGCGGAGGACTCCTTCAGCCACTTCATGTCTGACATGGTGCAGCAGTACATGCAGGAGGAGGAGGTCAGGGCACGCCACCAG GCCTCCTTACTGCGCCTGAGAGAGAAGGCTCTGAAGGAGAAAACCAAGGCTGAACTGGACTGGCTCGAGCACCAGAAGAA GAGACTGAGAGACAAGGGTGCTGATGACAGCATGCCCCCCATCAGGAAGAGACAGCGAGGCCTGATGCTGAGACTACAGACTGAACAG GCGGAGATCAAGCGCCTCCGCGAGGCGAACAAGGCGGCGAGCCGTGAGCGACAGCTTCTCTTCATGCAGCAGCAGGAGATCATGAAGATGAGACAGAGCACCGCCGCGATACGGGACAAGATCAGGCACAGGAAAAAGGATACAGGTAAGAATGTGGGAGCAACTTTCCTAAGATAA